The following coding sequences lie in one Chanos chanos chromosome 4, fChaCha1.1, whole genome shotgun sequence genomic window:
- the emx1 gene encoding homeobox protein EMX1, producing MFSPAGKRCFTIESLVAKESPLTAEDPIRPTALSYTTPTDSFLNGYQSPPGRALYPNPDLVFPETVNHPSLSVHPHQIGSTHLQHPHFFGTQHREPLNFYPWVLRNRFFGHRFQGNDVSQDTLLLHGPFARKPKRIRTAFSPSQLLRLERAFEKNHYVVGAERKQLANSLSLSETQVKVWFQNRRTKYKRQKLEEEGPECTQKKKANHHINRWRIATKQTGSEDIDVTSDA from the exons ATGTTTTCGCCGGCAGGGAAGCGGTGTTTTACCATTGAATCTTTAGTGGCAAAGGAGAGTCCGTTAACAGCTGAGGACCCGATCCGCCCTACAGCGCTCAGTTATACAACCCCTACAGACAGCTTCCTGAACGGCTACCAAAGCCCCCCAGGCCGTGCGCTCTACCCCAACCCGGACCTTGTGTTTCCTGAGACTGTAAACCATCCATCTCTGAGTGTGCACCCGCATCAGATCGGCAGCACGCACCTTCAACACCCGCACTTCTTTGGCACGCAGCATCGCGAACCGTTGAATTTTTATCCGTGGGTGCTACGTAACCGATTTTTCGGCCACCGGTTTCAAG GGAACGACGTCTCACAGGACACACTGCTGTTGCACGGTCCGTTTGCGAGGAAGCCCAAACGAATCCGCACAGCTTTTTCACCGTCTCAACTACTTCGTCTTGAACGAGCATTCGAGAAGAACCATTATGTCGTAGGAGCCGAGCGGAAACAACTCGCCAATAGCCTGAGCCTATCCGAGACACAG GTGAAGGTGTGGTTCCAGAATCGCAGAACCAAGTATAAACGACAGAAGTTGGAAGAGGAGGGACCGGAGTGCACgcagaagaagaaagcaaaCCATCACATTAACCGCTGGAGGATTGCTACCAAACAGACAGGATCTGAGGACATAGACGTAACATCTGACGCTTAA